A window of Streptomyces sp. DG1A-41 contains these coding sequences:
- a CDS encoding spermidine/putrescine ABC transporter substrate-binding protein, producing the protein MEQYEPDRLSPAQVAAIRRSFRNGRAALTRRSLLRASAGGALAVGGLGTLSACGIPAAGTSQGGVSAEDHSAKEKTVNFSNWTEYMDVDDSGKHHPTLEQFTKRTGIKVKYTEDINDNNEFFGKIKPQLAAGQDTGRDIIVLTDWLAGRLIRLGWVQKLDPANLPHAYANLSAQFRSPDWDPGRAYSYVWQGISTVIAYNKKALDGVEVTSISDLLDNPRLKGRVGFLSEMRDSVGMTLLDMGKDPAKFTADDYDAAIARLQKAVDKGQIRRFTGNDYTSDLTSGDFAACVAWAGDVVQLKADSPDIDFLIPDSGYMTSTDNLLIPNKARHKTNAERLIDFYYEPKPAAELAAYINYVCPVDGVKAELAKIDEDAANNPLIIPDKAMAAKSHAFRSLSSKEETEFEEKFAKLTGA; encoded by the coding sequence ATGGAGCAGTACGAGCCCGACCGCCTGTCCCCGGCCCAAGTGGCCGCCATACGGCGCAGTTTCAGGAACGGCAGGGCCGCCCTCACCCGGCGGTCGCTGCTGCGCGCCTCCGCGGGCGGCGCGCTGGCGGTCGGCGGTCTCGGGACGCTGAGCGCCTGCGGCATCCCGGCGGCGGGCACGTCGCAGGGCGGCGTCTCGGCCGAGGACCACTCGGCCAAGGAGAAGACCGTGAACTTCTCCAACTGGACCGAGTACATGGACGTCGACGACAGCGGCAAGCACCACCCGACGCTGGAGCAGTTCACGAAACGCACCGGCATCAAGGTCAAGTACACCGAGGACATCAACGACAACAACGAGTTCTTCGGCAAGATCAAGCCGCAGCTCGCCGCGGGCCAGGACACCGGGCGCGACATCATCGTCCTCACCGACTGGCTGGCCGGCCGCCTCATCCGCCTGGGCTGGGTGCAGAAGCTCGACCCGGCCAACCTGCCGCACGCCTACGCCAACCTGTCGGCCCAGTTCCGCAGCCCCGACTGGGACCCGGGCCGCGCCTACTCGTACGTCTGGCAGGGCATCTCGACCGTCATCGCGTACAACAAGAAGGCGCTCGACGGCGTCGAGGTGACGTCGATATCCGACCTGCTCGACAACCCCAGGCTCAAGGGGAGGGTCGGCTTCCTGTCGGAGATGCGCGACAGCGTCGGCATGACGCTGCTCGACATGGGCAAGGACCCGGCGAAGTTCACCGCCGACGACTACGACGCGGCCATCGCCCGGCTCCAGAAGGCCGTCGACAAGGGCCAGATCCGCCGCTTCACCGGCAACGACTACACATCCGACCTGACCAGCGGCGACTTCGCGGCCTGCGTCGCCTGGGCCGGGGACGTCGTCCAGCTCAAGGCGGACAGCCCCGACATCGACTTCCTCATCCCGGACAGCGGCTACATGACGTCGACCGACAACCTGCTGATCCCCAACAAGGCCCGGCACAAGACGAACGCCGAGCGGCTCATCGACTTCTACTACGAGCCGAAGCCGGCCGCCGAACTCGCCGCGTACATCAACTACGTCTGTCCCGTCGACGGCGTGAAGGCCGAGCTGGCGAAGATCGACGAGGACGCGGCGAACAACCCGCTGATCATCCCCGACAAGGCCATGGCCGCCAAGTCGCACGCCTTCCGCTCGCTGAGCTCGAAGGAAGAGACCGAGTTCGAAGAGAAGTTCGCGAAGCTGACGGGGGCGTGA
- a CDS encoding ABC transporter ATP-binding protein yields MTNKTDPTGDVRLTGISKTYGSFTAVHPLDLTVPQGSFFALLGASGCGKTTTLRMIAGLEEPSSGTVALGNQDVTALPPYKRPVNTVFQSYALFPHLDIFENVAFGLRRRGLKSVKKQVEEMLDLVQLGEQARKKPHQLSGGQQQRVAVARALINHPKVLLLDEPLGALDLKLRRQMQLELKRIQTEVGITFIHVTHDQEEAMTMADTVAVMNAGRVEQLGSPADLYENPRTTFVANFLGTSNFIEAEVGSKSGDEIVLKAGGGKLVLPEARCGAPTATGGKVLVGVRPEKISLTHADDAGEIPEGRNRITGRIADSSFIGVSTQYVVDSPVCPDFEVYAQNIDRDPRLVPGAEVVLHWNPAHTFGLDAAQDVDAGVEEAV; encoded by the coding sequence ATGACGAACAAGACAGACCCCACCGGTGACGTCCGCCTGACGGGCATCAGCAAGACCTACGGCTCCTTCACCGCCGTCCATCCGCTCGACCTGACCGTCCCGCAGGGCTCCTTCTTCGCCCTGCTCGGCGCCTCCGGCTGCGGCAAGACCACCACCCTGCGCATGATCGCCGGCCTGGAGGAACCTTCCTCCGGGACCGTGGCGCTGGGCAACCAGGACGTGACCGCGCTCCCGCCGTACAAGCGGCCCGTGAACACGGTCTTCCAGTCCTACGCCCTCTTCCCGCACCTCGACATCTTCGAGAACGTCGCCTTCGGACTGCGCCGGCGCGGCCTGAAGTCGGTGAAGAAGCAGGTCGAGGAGATGCTCGACCTGGTCCAGCTCGGTGAGCAGGCCCGTAAGAAGCCGCACCAGCTCTCCGGCGGCCAGCAGCAGCGCGTCGCCGTGGCCCGCGCGCTGATCAACCACCCCAAGGTGCTCCTCCTCGACGAGCCGCTCGGCGCCCTCGACCTCAAGCTGCGCCGCCAGATGCAGCTGGAGCTCAAGCGCATCCAGACCGAGGTGGGCATCACCTTCATCCACGTCACGCACGACCAGGAGGAAGCCATGACCATGGCCGACACGGTCGCCGTGATGAACGCGGGCCGCGTCGAGCAACTCGGCTCGCCGGCCGACCTCTACGAGAACCCGCGCACCACCTTCGTCGCCAACTTCCTCGGCACCTCGAACTTCATCGAGGCCGAGGTCGGCTCCAAGAGCGGCGACGAGATCGTGCTGAAGGCGGGCGGCGGCAAGCTCGTCCTGCCCGAGGCGCGGTGCGGCGCGCCCACGGCGACCGGCGGCAAGGTGCTGGTCGGCGTCCGCCCGGAGAAGATCTCCCTCACCCACGCGGACGACGCCGGCGAGATACCCGAGGGCCGCAACCGCATCACCGGCCGGATCGCCGACTCCAGTTTCATCGGCGTCTCGACGCAGTACGTCGTCGACAGCCCGGTCTGCCCGGACTTCGAGGTCTACGCCCAGAACATCGACCGTGACCCGCGGCTGGTGCCCGGCGCCGAGGTCGTCCTGCACTGGAACCCGGCCCACACCTTCGGCCTGGACGCCGCCCAGGACGTCGACGCCGGAGTGGAAGAGGCGGTCTGA
- a CDS encoding ABC transporter permease, producing the protein MSTLTEAPPPLAPQAPEPKPPKRRGRWTPYVLLLPGILWLLVFFALPMIYQASTSVQTGSLEQGYKVTWHFATYWDALSAYWPQFVRSVMYAGTATILCLLLGYPLAYLIAFRAGRWRNLIMILVIAPFFTSFLIRTLAWKTILADGGPLVGALDTLHVLDVTNWLGWTAGDRVLATPLAVVCGLTYNFLPFMILPLYTSLERIDGRLHEAAGDLYARPWTTFRKVTFPLSMPGVVSGTLLTFIPAAGDYVNADLLGSTDTRMVGNVIQTQFLRVLDYPTAAALSFILMAAILLMVTLYIRRSGTEDLV; encoded by the coding sequence ATGTCGACACTGACCGAGGCGCCACCGCCGCTCGCACCACAGGCCCCCGAGCCGAAACCCCCGAAGCGCAGGGGCCGCTGGACCCCGTACGTGCTGCTGCTCCCCGGCATCCTCTGGCTGCTGGTCTTCTTCGCGCTGCCGATGATCTACCAGGCCTCCACGTCCGTGCAGACGGGCTCGCTGGAGCAGGGCTACAAGGTCACCTGGCACTTCGCCACGTACTGGGACGCGCTGTCCGCGTACTGGCCGCAGTTCGTCCGGTCCGTGATGTACGCGGGCACCGCGACGATCCTCTGCCTGCTGCTCGGCTACCCGCTCGCGTATCTGATCGCCTTCCGCGCGGGTCGCTGGCGGAACCTGATCATGATCCTGGTGATCGCGCCGTTCTTCACCAGCTTCCTGATCCGCACCCTGGCCTGGAAGACGATCCTCGCGGACGGCGGCCCGCTCGTCGGCGCGCTCGACACGCTGCACGTCCTGGACGTCACCAACTGGCTCGGCTGGACCGCCGGCGACCGGGTCCTCGCCACGCCGCTCGCGGTGGTCTGCGGACTGACGTACAACTTCCTGCCGTTCATGATCCTGCCGCTCTACACCTCGCTGGAGCGGATCGACGGCCGGCTCCACGAGGCCGCGGGCGACCTGTACGCACGTCCCTGGACGACCTTCCGCAAGGTCACCTTCCCGCTGTCGATGCCGGGTGTCGTCTCCGGCACGCTGCTGACCTTCATCCCGGCGGCCGGTGACTACGTCAACGCCGACCTCCTCGGCTCCACGGACACCCGCATGGTCGGAAACGTCATCCAGACGCAGTTCCTGAGAGTGCTCGACTATCCGACGGCCGCGGCGCTCTCCTTCATCCTCATGGCGGCCATTCTTCTCATGGTCACCCTCTACATCCGCAGGTCCGGGACGGAGGATCTGGTCTAA
- a CDS encoding ABC transporter permease — protein sequence MPFVNWLKRNLVVIAGLLTLAYLLLPNIIVTVFSFNKPKGRFNYEWQQFSLDAWKDPCGVSDLCGSLSVSLQIAFWATLGATLLGTLIAFALVRYRFRARGAVNSLIFLPMAMPEVVMAASLLTLFLNMGAQLGFWTILIAHIMFCLSFVVTAVKARVMSMDPKLEEAARDLYAGPFQTFVRVTLPIAAPGIAAGAMLAFALSFDDFIITNFNAGSTVTFPMFVWGSAQRGTPVQINVIGTAMFVVAVLFVLASMAVGHRRNRQKA from the coding sequence ATGCCCTTCGTCAACTGGCTGAAAAGAAATCTCGTCGTCATCGCGGGACTGCTGACGCTCGCCTATCTCCTGCTGCCGAACATCATCGTGACGGTGTTCTCCTTCAACAAACCGAAGGGGCGCTTCAACTACGAATGGCAGCAGTTCTCCCTGGACGCCTGGAAGGACCCGTGCGGGGTCTCCGATCTGTGCGGCTCGCTGTCGGTCAGCCTCCAGATCGCGTTCTGGGCGACGCTCGGCGCCACGCTCCTCGGCACGCTCATCGCCTTCGCGCTGGTCCGCTACCGGTTCCGCGCCCGTGGCGCCGTGAACTCGCTGATCTTCCTGCCGATGGCGATGCCCGAGGTCGTCATGGCCGCCTCGCTGCTCACCCTGTTCCTCAACATGGGCGCACAGCTGGGTTTCTGGACGATTCTCATCGCGCACATCATGTTCTGCCTGAGTTTCGTGGTCACGGCCGTCAAAGCGCGCGTGATGTCGATGGATCCCAAACTGGAGGAGGCGGCGCGGGACCTGTACGCGGGCCCGTTCCAGACCTTCGTCCGGGTCACCCTGCCGATCGCGGCGCCGGGAATCGCGGCAGGCGCCATGCTCGCCTTCGCCCTCTCCTTCGACGACTTCATCATCACCAATTTCAACGCCGGCTCGACCGTCACCTTCCCCATGTTCGTCTGGGGCTCGGCGCAGCGCGGAACGCCCGTACAGATCAATGTCATCGGCACGGCCATGTTCGTCGTCGCCGTACTGTTCGTCCTGGCTTCCATGGCCGTCGGTCATCGCCGCAACAGACAAAAGGCATAA